GCAATCCTGCGCCACCTTGGGGAAAAGGACGGTGTCACTTTAAAGATTTATGCCCGTCACGTCACCCCTGTTGAGGAAAAGAAGATCATTAGCAATGCCGCCAACAAGAACCGCATGAAGCGGAGCAACACCAATGACCTCCAGCAGACCGTCACCGCTGAGAGCAATCTGCAGGATGTAGCCTCCATCGTAGCCAGCATGCACCGGAACAAAGAACCACTGCTCCATGCCGCCGTCTACATTGAGCTTTTAGCATACGACCTTGAGCAGTTAAAGCTGCTGCAGACCGAGGTGCTGACCGAACTGATTCGCTCTAAGCTCAACGTTGACCGCCTCATGCTCCGCCAGCAGCAGGGCTTTATATGCGTGATGCCTTCGGGTTGGAATGTGTTCGGAGATCAGTTTGAGCGGGTACTGCCGGCATCCTCCGTTGCCAACCTTTATCCTTTTAACTACTCCGGCAAAACCGATGCCAACGGCTTCTACCTGGGCAGGGACAAGTTCGGCAGCAACATTCTTGTGGATTTTAATAAACGTGCCGATGACAAGACCAATGCAAACATTCTCATTCTTGGCAACTCAGGACAAGGAAAGTCCTACCTCCTGAAGCTCATCCTATGCAACATGCGGCAGTCCGGCATGCATGTACTGGCGCTTGATCCGGAGATGGAGTACGAGGAACTAACCAACAACCTTGGCGGCTGCTTTATTGACTTAATGTCCGGCGAATATATCATCAATGTGCTGGAACCGAAAACATGGGATGAAAACGGCGATCCCAGGGATGCTGAAGCTCCCCAGGCGTTCCGGCAGACCTCCAAACTCAGCCAGCACATCAGCTTTCTCAAGGACTTTTTCAGAACATACAAGGATTTTGACGACCGGCAGATCGACACCATTGAAATCATGCTGGGGAAGCTGTATGAGCAATGGGGCATCACGGACCACAGCAACTTTGACCGGCTTAAATCCACCGATTATCCCATCCTGTCCAACCTATATGAGCTGATTGAAAACGAATACAAAACCTTTGATGAAAGCAAACGCCAGCTTTATACCGCAGAAATCCTGCAGCAGATCTGCCTTGGACTCCATTCCCTATGCAAGGGTGCGGAGTCTAAATTTTTTAACGGGCATACCAACATCACCAGCAGCCATTTCATCACCTTCGGTGTGAAAGGACTGCTGCAGGCAAGCAAAAATATCCGCAACGCCCTGCTGTTTAACGTGCTGTCCTTCATGTCCAACGAGCTTTTAACCAAGGGCAATACGGTAGCAAGCATCGATGAGTTTTATCTGTTTCTTACCAACCTCACAGCGGTTGAGTATATCCGCAACTTTATGAAGCGTGTCCGCAAGAAGGACAGCGCCGTGATCCTTGCCAGCCAGAACCTGGAGGATTTCAATATTGACGGCATCCGGGAGTATACCAAGCCTTTGTTTTCCATACCGACTCATGCCTTCCTCTTTAATGCCGGAAACATTGATGCCAAATTCTACATCGATACCCTGCAGCTGGAGCAGAGCGAATATAACCTGATCCGCTACCCGCAGCGCGGTGTGTGTCTCTACAAATGTGGCAATGAGCGGTATAACCTCATGGTGCAGGCTCCCGAGCACAAATCACGACTGTTCGGAAGTGCTGGCGGCCGGTAAGGAGGCTGGCCGATGAAAACCCAACGCTTTGGAATCGAAATCGAAATGACAGGACTCTCAAGGCAAAGGGCCGCACAGGTTCTGTCGGAGTATTTCGGCACACGGCTGTCCCATGACGGAGGTGCTTATGACACATATTCCGTGCTGGACAGCCAAAACCGCAGATGGAAAATCATGAGCGATGCCAGTATTTCTGCAGAATGCAAACGAGGTAGCGCCGATTCCACTTACCGTGTGGAACTGGTCAGTCCCATTTGCAAATATGAGGATATTGAAACCATACAGGAGATTGTGCGGAAACTCCGGGCTGCCGGAGCCATTGCCAATGCAAGCTGCGGCATCCATGTCCATGTGGATGCGTCACCTCACAATGCCAACACTTTGCGCAACATCACCAACATCATGGCCAGCAAGGAAGACTTGATCTATAAGGCGCTGCAGGTCAATGTGGCAAGAGAGCGGAGCTACTGCAAAAAGGTGGAGCAAAGTTTTTTAGAAGAACTCAACCGTAAAAAACCGAAAACCTTGGAGGATGTCAGCAGGATCTGGTACAACGGCAATGATGGGAGGAATCAGCATTACCACAACAGCCGGTACCACTGCCTCAATCTCCACAGTGTGTTTCAAAAAGGCACGATCGAGTTCAGGTTGTTTAACGGCACCACCCACGCCGGAAAGATCAAAGCATATATTCAGCTCTGCCTCGCCATCAGCCACCAGGCACTCACCCAGCGCTGCGCCAGCCGCATCAAAACCCAGAGCACCAATGAAAAATATACCTTCCGCACCTGGCTTCTCAGACTCGGCTTAATCGGCGATGAATTCAAGACCGCACGGCTTCATTTGCTGGAGCATCTGGACGGCTGCATCGCCTGGAAAGACCCCCAGCAGGCCGAGCGGCAAAAGGAACGATTAAGGCAGAAGAAAGAAAAAGAACGAGCGCAAGCGATTACAGAAGCTTCAGCAGAACAAAATCAAGAGGACATCGAACAGACCGAGGCCGAAGAATGCCCCGGTCTTTCTATGTCCATGTAGGAGGACTGAGCAAACATGAAAAGCAAAACCTTGTACATTGCTTACGGCAGCAATCTCAACCTGCAGCAGATGGCATTTAGATGCCCCACTGCCAAGGTAATCGGGGCAAGTAAAATCAAGGATTATGAGCTGCTGTTCCGTGGCGGTCGCAGAGGTTCGGTAGCAACGGTAGAACCGCTCAAGGGCAGCCATGTCCCTGTTCTTTTATGGGAACTGAAAGAAAAAGACCTGCAGGCCCTTGACCGTTATGAGGGGTATCCCCATTTTTACCGCAAGGAAATCCTTGATGTCGAGCTTAACGGCAAGACCATTTCTGCGATGGTTTATATCATGAATGACGGACATCCCTTCGGATCTCCGTCCGATTACTATCTTAATGCCATCATGGAGGGCTACAAAAGCGCAGGTTTCGATACCGAGTACCTGGAGCAGGCGGTGGAAAAATCCATCCGGCTTGCTAAGGAACAACAGCCGGAACAGGAAAATCTGTTTGACTTGAAATGGTGGTGATGGTTATGGCTGATCCGGCTACCATTACCCTCGCTGTTAAAGCGGCGGTCGAGGCGGCAGCCGACAGGCGGACATGGAAAGTCCTCAGCGTCCTCATCGCTGCCATTCTTACACCGTTGATTCTGGCCATCGTGATGATCGTGAGCCTGCTCTCCGCCGCAGCAGATCATAACAATGCAGCTATAGAGCTGTGCTTTAATGGCGGTGCGATCTCTCCCCAAATGCCGGAGGATTACGCCGCCTATATCCGGGATATGCAGGACAGCTTCGCCATGCTTGACACCGTCATCTCCGATATATCATCACTGGTGGAGGACGGCAGTATCGACAGCACAAGGGTTAAGGCAATTTTCTATTCTCTGTTCTTCGGCGCTGAAAATCTGCAGATGGATAGCTCGGACTACCGTGCCTTTGCTGACTGCTTTGTCCGTTATGAAACCCGCACCCGAACCGTGGACAATGGCGATGGCACAACCTCGGAGGAAGAATACACCGTAGCTGTACCGCTTAAATCACTGCCGGAAATTTACGGAAACCTTCAGAGCGCCCTCGGTAGGAAAATCACCTATGAGGAACAGGCCAACGCTTCGGAGATTTACTACCGCATTGACTACGGCGGCAGTGTCCCCACCTATGGAGAAGAATTCGATGCTTGGGTAAACGGACTGCCGCTGTCCGATGCACCCTTTACCGGCGTGGACGGCTTCTGTTCTCCCCTCGGGGAAAACTGGCGCAGCATGGTCACCTCGGAATTTGGTTACAGAACTGATCCCTTCACCGGCCAACGCAGGGGACACTCCGGATTGGACATGGGCGCGCCCAAAGGCACACCGATCCATGCAGCCCTTGATGGTACTGTGCTGTTTGTGCGCTATAAGAATACAGGCTACGGCTATCATTTGGCCATCGACCACGGCGGCGGTTTCGTCACCATATACGCCCATTGCTCCAAAATCCTTGTCACTGAGGGGCAGACCGTGAAGGCGGGCGACATCATCGCACAGGTCGGTTCCACTGGCCGGAGCACCGGAGAGCACTTGCACTTTGAGGTACGAGTAAACGGTGAAAAGCAAAACCCAAGAAACTATCTGCCGTAAGCAAGGTAAAAAACGATGCTGCGGATTAGAAAAAAGGGCAGCTTCCGATGGCGAGACTTCCTGTTAGAATAAACCTATAGCCTTCGTAATTCTGTCTAAGCTTATTAAAAGTGTGGTATAATGAAACAAATAATGTAAAAAAGGAGGGGTGTGTTTGGAGCTATACAATAAGGCTGTTGAACTGTGGCAGTCATACAAAATTGCCTCCGCCGCTGATTTAGATAAATATCTTGACAGTTTCCGCATCCTGTTTGCGTTTCATTCCGGGAAAATAGAGAACGAGGAAATCACCTATCATGATACAAGGGAAATCTTTGAAAACGGCAGGGTTGTAGACTATACCGGAAGTCCCCGCGCCCTGTTTGAGCAGCAAAATCAAAAGCTGTGCTATGAGTTTTTGAAAGAAAAAATCGTGAAAAAGGAGCCTCTCAGCATAGAGTTGGTTAAGGAAATTCACAGGGTTCTCACCGGCGGGACATACGATGAGCGCAGGTATATTGAAAATGAGGAACGGCCAGGCGAATTTAAAAAGCACGATTATGTAACCGGCGTCCATGAGGTGGGCTCTGCTGCGGAAGATGTGGAAAAGGATCTGAAAGAGCTGATTGCCGAAGTCAACGCGTATGAGGGAAAGGATGTCTTAAAAGCCGCCGCCTATTTTCATGCAAGGTTTGAGTATATCCATCCCTTCGCAGACGGAAACGGGCGTGTCGGCAGGACGCTCATGAATTACTATCTCATGACTCATAACCACCCGCCCCTTATCGTCTATAACGAGGATAAGCGGATGTATTACGAGTGCCTGCAAAAGTATGATGAAGCCGAGGACTTAAATCCCCTTTATGAGTTTCTCAAATATGAAACGGAAAAGACATGGGAAAAGGCACTGGCTCTTGCCGAAGGTATGAAGCCGGAACGCAAAGGCTTGTCGGATTTTACCCAGAGTATGTAAACAACAGAATAATTTAGAAGCGAAAGTCATCTCGAAAAGGGATGGCTTTTTTGCTTGCCAAGGAGGGAAAAAATGTTAAAGACCAAAGCTATCTTTGAAAGAAAAACCGCTGACTTTCAGCCCAGGGACTGTGTGATTGAAAAAATTATTGAGCTTAATTCTCGGGAGTACGATACGTTTTCCAAGAATATGCTGGCGGATTACGACTTTATCAAGGACAACATCGACCTCATGTATGTGGACCAAGAGGGGACATATCACTGCTTGCTGGTAGTTGGTGAGAACAGGTCCGATGGCATTCTCATCGAATCGGAAGGAAGCAGTTACACCCGTTACGCCGCTTTCCTGCCTAACGCCTGTGATTTTCTCGCTGCGCATCAGGAGCGAACTCAAGGGCTTCATGATGAAAAATTAGAGCCGGAATCTTTGGGTATGAAAATGAATTTATAGGAGGAAGAGAGCCATGAGAGAAACCGAACTGAAAATAATGTTCCCAACGGAGAAGCTGGATGCACTCCGTTTTTTTATGGGCAAAAAGGAGCTGACTGTTGAGCAGGAGCTAAAGGATTACCTTGATAAAACCTATGAAAAAGTTGTTCCGGCACACGTTCGAGAATATGTGGAAAGCAGGCTTGACCAAGCATCACCGCAGGAGGAAATGCCTGAACAGAGAGATCAGGAGCAGCAGCCGGAGCCACAAAGGGAACGCCAGTCAAGGCAGACCCGCCGCCAGCGTGAGCAGGCGGTGGCTGAATCAACGGCGTCATCTCCGCAGGCCAGACAGCCGGAGCTGCCGGAAGAACCGGAAGAATCCCAGGGCATGAGCATGAGTATGTAAATTCGAAAGGAGAGATTCACAATGAAACAAGCAACCCTGCAAATCAAATTTGATGAAGAAAAGCTGAACGCTATCAAGCAGTACATGGGTAAAAAGGATGCCGACCTTCAGACGGAGCTGGACGAT
Above is a window of Desulfitibacter alkalitolerans DSM 16504 DNA encoding:
- a CDS encoding gamma-glutamylcyclotransferase family protein, whose product is MKSKTLYIAYGSNLNLQQMAFRCPTAKVIGASKIKDYELLFRGGRRGSVATVEPLKGSHVPVLLWELKEKDLQALDRYEGYPHFYRKEILDVELNGKTISAMVYIMNDGHPFGSPSDYYLNAIMEGYKSAGFDTEYLEQAVEKSIRLAKEQQPEQENLFDLKWW
- a CDS encoding DUF6103 family protein, with product MRETELKIMFPTEKLDALRFFMGKKELTVEQELKDYLDKTYEKVVPAHVREYVESRLDQASPQEEMPEQRDQEQQPEPQRERQSRQTRRQREQAVAESTASSPQARQPELPEEPEESQGMSMSM
- a CDS encoding M23 family metallopeptidase, with product MADPATITLAVKAAVEAAADRRTWKVLSVLIAAILTPLILAIVMIVSLLSAAADHNNAAIELCFNGGAISPQMPEDYAAYIRDMQDSFAMLDTVISDISSLVEDGSIDSTRVKAIFYSLFFGAENLQMDSSDYRAFADCFVRYETRTRTVDNGDGTTSEEEYTVAVPLKSLPEIYGNLQSALGRKITYEEQANASEIYYRIDYGGSVPTYGEEFDAWVNGLPLSDAPFTGVDGFCSPLGENWRSMVTSEFGYRTDPFTGQRRGHSGLDMGAPKGTPIHAALDGTVLFVRYKNTGYGYHLAIDHGGGFVTIYAHCSKILVTEGQTVKAGDIIAQVGSTGRSTGEHLHFEVRVNGEKQNPRNYLP
- a CDS encoding amidoligase family protein; amino-acid sequence: MKTQRFGIEIEMTGLSRQRAAQVLSEYFGTRLSHDGGAYDTYSVLDSQNRRWKIMSDASISAECKRGSADSTYRVELVSPICKYEDIETIQEIVRKLRAAGAIANASCGIHVHVDASPHNANTLRNITNIMASKEDLIYKALQVNVARERSYCKKVEQSFLEELNRKKPKTLEDVSRIWYNGNDGRNQHYHNSRYHCLNLHSVFQKGTIEFRLFNGTTHAGKIKAYIQLCLAISHQALTQRCASRIKTQSTNEKYTFRTWLLRLGLIGDEFKTARLHLLEHLDGCIAWKDPQQAERQKERLRQKKEKERAQAITEASAEQNQEDIEQTEAEECPGLSMSM
- a CDS encoding Fic family protein, translated to MELYNKAVELWQSYKIASAADLDKYLDSFRILFAFHSGKIENEEITYHDTREIFENGRVVDYTGSPRALFEQQNQKLCYEFLKEKIVKKEPLSIELVKEIHRVLTGGTYDERRYIENEERPGEFKKHDYVTGVHEVGSAAEDVEKDLKELIAEVNAYEGKDVLKAAAYFHARFEYIHPFADGNGRVGRTLMNYYLMTHNHPPLIVYNEDKRMYYECLQKYDEAEDLNPLYEFLKYETEKTWEKALALAEGMKPERKGLSDFTQSM
- a CDS encoding DUF6329 domain-containing protein; its protein translation is MLKTKAIFERKTADFQPRDCVIEKIIELNSREYDTFSKNMLADYDFIKDNIDLMYVDQEGTYHCLLVVGENRSDGILIESEGSSYTRYAAFLPNACDFLAAHQERTQGLHDEKLEPESLGMKMNL
- a CDS encoding VirB4 family type IV secretion system protein, with the protein product MPKANRMNTAVAQEDVRIQEFLDMIAPSVIKFNTDHFICGNTYRCVWALREYPTATEEQAILRHLGEKDGVTLKIYARHVTPVEEKKIISNAANKNRMKRSNTNDLQQTVTAESNLQDVASIVASMHRNKEPLLHAAVYIELLAYDLEQLKLLQTEVLTELIRSKLNVDRLMLRQQQGFICVMPSGWNVFGDQFERVLPASSVANLYPFNYSGKTDANGFYLGRDKFGSNILVDFNKRADDKTNANILILGNSGQGKSYLLKLILCNMRQSGMHVLALDPEMEYEELTNNLGGCFIDLMSGEYIINVLEPKTWDENGDPRDAEAPQAFRQTSKLSQHISFLKDFFRTYKDFDDRQIDTIEIMLGKLYEQWGITDHSNFDRLKSTDYPILSNLYELIENEYKTFDESKRQLYTAEILQQICLGLHSLCKGAESKFFNGHTNITSSHFITFGVKGLLQASKNIRNALLFNVLSFMSNELLTKGNTVASIDEFYLFLTNLTAVEYIRNFMKRVRKKDSAVILASQNLEDFNIDGIREYTKPLFSIPTHAFLFNAGNIDAKFYIDTLQLEQSEYNLIRYPQRGVCLYKCGNERYNLMVQAPEHKSRLFGSAGGR